Proteins from a genomic interval of Methanoplanus endosymbiosus:
- a CDS encoding ATP-grasp domain-containing protein, giving the protein MKLFNRGYDIIHVVSTPDMSPVFRLEMEETKNKLGDIFSEWLVSDNNPEEIAEKLKGRNITAVIPAADSGVEFAEALAELLNLPGNGRNKRAARKDKFLMQKALTEAGVPTMAYHEAESEDDLLKWAEKLGKWPIVIKPNKGAATVGVHICRNEEELQTAWNNLAGTSDLFGNKNNTVLAEEYLKGTEYIVNTVSYNGRHLLTDFWVYKKIYLPGISQIYDYARLLPYPEPGDPLYEIISYTLSTLEALEVTRGPTHTEIMMTESGPRLIETNLRVMGGSLPPDLMDECIGQNQVDLAIDSYVNPEKFMGEIENKYTIKNHLMMKVLRSGRSGQLKEIPLLDLLCELPSVHSGNLIHLIESGNLEDTIDLQTAPGLIFLKHPVEDVLLTDYRTISDLEDLAQDRLYELDEKADENSGIDSVFRESLKSGIVREQEECRSDAELIFTHLNLKDGEEFLYCPCNDWEMIRVLAGKGLKITGIDNNAESVRTAREKFKADNIPGEFLNLDLNEMDFESRFDIILTGPGPFNEKRDPLTLRRYITFLRSGGKLVVEAPVSQGEGSSLPGEQSAGAYSSVYRIMMIAGGLGDISIIDEKGGDISEDSERMFISGIKP; this is encoded by the coding sequence GTGAAACTTTTCAATCGCGGTTACGACATCATCCATGTGGTAAGCACCCCTGATATGTCACCTGTATTCCGCTTGGAGATGGAAGAGACAAAGAACAAACTGGGAGATATCTTTTCAGAGTGGCTGGTCAGCGATAACAACCCGGAAGAGATTGCAGAGAAGCTGAAAGGCCGTAATATTACTGCAGTTATCCCCGCAGCGGATTCCGGAGTTGAATTTGCCGAAGCACTTGCCGAATTGCTGAATCTGCCCGGAAACGGCAGGAATAAACGTGCTGCAAGAAAGGATAAATTTCTGATGCAAAAGGCCCTGACCGAGGCAGGTGTGCCCACTATGGCATATCATGAAGCCGAATCTGAAGACGACCTCCTGAAATGGGCAGAAAAACTTGGCAAATGGCCTATCGTCATAAAACCGAACAAAGGTGCAGCAACTGTAGGAGTTCATATATGCAGGAATGAAGAGGAATTGCAAACGGCATGGAATAACCTGGCGGGAACCAGCGATCTGTTTGGGAATAAAAACAACACTGTGCTTGCGGAGGAGTATCTTAAAGGCACGGAATATATTGTCAATACCGTAAGCTACAACGGAAGACATCTCCTGACCGATTTCTGGGTATATAAAAAGATCTACCTCCCCGGAATCTCGCAGATATATGACTATGCAAGGCTCCTGCCGTACCCTGAACCCGGAGATCCCCTTTATGAGATAATATCATATACTCTCAGCACTCTCGAAGCCCTTGAAGTAACACGCGGACCCACACACACGGAGATAATGATGACCGAATCAGGCCCCAGACTGATAGAAACAAATTTAAGGGTAATGGGGGGTTCACTGCCGCCCGATTTGATGGATGAGTGCATCGGACAGAACCAGGTGGACCTTGCAATTGATTCTTACGTGAATCCTGAAAAATTCATGGGGGAGATTGAAAATAAATATACAATTAAAAATCACCTGATGATGAAAGTATTAAGATCAGGCAGGAGCGGGCAGCTGAAGGAGATCCCACTTCTTGATCTGCTGTGCGAACTTCCCAGTGTGCACAGCGGAAATCTGATCCATCTGATAGAGTCGGGGAATCTTGAAGATACCATTGATCTTCAGACGGCTCCGGGGCTTATATTCCTCAAGCACCCGGTAGAAGATGTTTTGCTTACGGATTACAGGACAATATCTGATCTTGAAGATCTTGCACAGGACCGGCTTTATGAACTCGATGAAAAGGCGGATGAAAATTCCGGCATAGACAGTGTATTCAGAGAGAGCCTTAAATCCGGCATCGTGAGAGAGCAGGAAGAGTGCAGATCTGATGCAGAATTGATATTCACTCATTTAAATCTCAAAGACGGCGAGGAATTTCTCTATTGCCCCTGCAATGACTGGGAAATGATCAGGGTTCTCGCGGGAAAGGGGCTGAAGATTACCGGAATAGACAATAATGCTGAAAGCGTCAGAACAGCCAGGGAGAAGTTTAAGGCCGACAATATTCCCGGAGAGTTCCTGAACCTGGATCTGAATGAAATGGACTTCGAAAGCCGCTTCGACATTATATTGACAGGACCGGGTCCGTTCAATGAAAAACGCGATCCGCTCACACTTCGCAGGTACATAACCTTCCTGAGATCGGGAGGAAAACTGGTTGTTGAAGCTCCGGTATCTCAGGGAGAGGGCAGCAGTCTTCCCGGTGAGCAGTCCGCCGGTGCCTACTCTTCAGTGTACAGGATTATGATGATTGCAGGCGGACTTGGGGACATATCTATAATCGATGAAAAAGGTGGGGATATTTCTGAAGACTCTGAGAGAATGTTCATATCAGGCATTAAACCGTAA